One segment of Haloplanus natans DSM 17983 DNA contains the following:
- a CDS encoding KH domain-containing protein: MQHVKVPQDRLGVLIGDGGETMREIERRADVRLDIDSESGSVAIDAVGDPVTALVAPDIVRAIGRGFRPDAALSLLDDDMRMFDLIDIDDATRNKNDLQRQKGRLIGEDGRTRELMEELTGAEVVIYGTTLGIIGQPEEVQAVRRAAEMLLDGAPHGAVYGFLERKHNELTRGADLQPSN, from the coding sequence ATGCAGCACGTGAAGGTTCCGCAGGACCGTCTCGGCGTTCTCATCGGCGACGGTGGCGAGACGATGCGCGAAATCGAGCGACGTGCCGATGTCCGCCTCGACATCGACAGCGAGAGCGGGAGCGTCGCCATCGACGCCGTCGGTGACCCCGTCACCGCGCTGGTGGCGCCGGACATCGTCCGCGCCATCGGTCGTGGATTCCGTCCCGACGCGGCGCTCTCCCTGCTCGACGACGATATGCGGATGTTCGACCTCATCGACATCGACGACGCCACGCGAAACAAAAACGACCTCCAGCGACAGAAAGGCCGCCTCATCGGCGAGGACGGTCGGACCCGCGAACTGATGGAGGAGCTCACGGGCGCCGAAGTCGTGATCTACGGCACGACCCTCGGTATCATCGGCCAGCCGGAGGAGGTTCAGGCCGTTCGCCGGGCCGCCGAGATGTTGCTCGACGGGGCGCCCCACGGCGCCGTCTACGGCTTCCTCGAACGCAAGCACAACGAACTGACCCGCGGTGCGGACCTCCAGCCGTCGAACTGA
- the rio1 gene encoding serine/threonine-protein kinase Rio1, with the protein MTEEYGLLDPEEGEGEDFGDEWEEIDVSDTEADRIARKRDREFAEFRKRLKDADQFKVEQSVFDDATFAAIYKLVQDGYIDAFGGPISTGKEANVYEALGADDRDVAVKIYRINASNFQQMREYLEGDPRFEGIGSDKKKIVLAWTKKEFANLRRARQAGVRVPEPIAVERNVLVMELVGLVEERARRLAEVTVENPETAFEVVREYMRRLYGAGLVHGDLSEYNLIIHDGELVVIDLGQAVTVHHPNADDFLERDCRNVASFFSRQGLDVDSGDLRSFVTAVDAEP; encoded by the coding sequence ATGACAGAGGAGTACGGTTTACTCGACCCCGAGGAAGGCGAGGGCGAGGATTTCGGCGACGAGTGGGAGGAGATCGATGTCTCCGACACCGAGGCCGACCGCATCGCCAGGAAACGGGATCGGGAGTTCGCCGAGTTCCGCAAGCGGCTGAAAGACGCCGACCAGTTCAAAGTAGAGCAGTCGGTGTTCGACGACGCCACCTTCGCGGCCATCTACAAACTCGTCCAGGACGGGTACATCGACGCCTTCGGCGGGCCAATCTCGACGGGGAAGGAGGCGAACGTCTACGAGGCGCTCGGAGCCGACGACCGGGACGTGGCGGTCAAAATCTACCGCATCAACGCCTCGAACTTCCAGCAGATGCGGGAGTATCTGGAAGGCGATCCGCGCTTCGAGGGGATCGGCTCGGACAAGAAAAAAATCGTGCTCGCGTGGACGAAAAAGGAGTTCGCGAACCTGCGCCGTGCGCGGCAGGCGGGCGTCCGTGTGCCGGAACCTATCGCCGTCGAGCGCAACGTTCTCGTGATGGAGTTAGTGGGACTGGTCGAGGAGCGCGCCCGGCGGCTGGCCGAAGTGACAGTGGAGAACCCCGAGACGGCGTTCGAGGTGGTCCGGGAGTATATGCGCCGGCTCTACGGCGCCGGTTTGGTCCACGGCGACCTCTCGGAGTACAACCTGATCATCCACGACGGCGAGTTGGTAGTGATCGATCTGGGGCAGGCGGTGACGGTCCACCACCCGAACGCCGACGACTTTCTGGAACGGGACTGCCGGAACGTCGCCTCCTTTTTCAGCCGGCAGGGGCTCGACGTCGACTCCGGGGACCTGCGTTCGTTCGTGACGGCGGTCGACGCGGAGCCGTAG